A stretch of DNA from Xiphophorus maculatus strain JP 163 A chromosome 8, X_maculatus-5.0-male, whole genome shotgun sequence:
ccatcagaaccaccagaaccatcagaataAAGGCTGGAATGTTTCACTCTGTGTGTTATAGATCTATATCGgataataaatattaagttttttaaaatatgatttagttTCTGCTGAAGGCTGGTTCTGATTCCCGGAGAAGATCCGGGTTTTGGTTCGAAGTCGGATGGATTTCATCCTGGTTCCGATTGGTTCCcgtttaaagaaaacatgaatagATGGTTTCTCTGTGACGTCATGAGGAAAACCGCCTCCATCAGCGGAACCCGGCTCTGCGGTTTCCGGTTCTGGAATCATGTCTGCCTTCAGTCACGAGCTGCTCAGCCGCCAGGCGTCACTTCCTGACTGCGCTGcgggaccagaaccagaaccgctccAGACATGCCGTCCCTGCAGCAGATCCGAACCGCTCTGGACGGTTCGGGCCAGGCCCACGTCCTGCGGTTCTGGCCGGAGCTCGGTtcggagcagcaggaggagttCCTGCGGGAGCTGGCCCAGCTGGACCTGCCGCGGCTGGAGGAGCACTGCCGGGCGGCCGCAGAGGCAGCAGCCGCCGCGTCCTGCGCTCCGGACCGGGACCTGGAGCCGAACCTGGAGCCGGTTCCCCCGGAGAGCATGGGCAGCGTGAGGACGAGCGACCCGGACTGTCTGGCCGGATGGGAGCGTGAAGGTACCAGAACCACAACCGAGGTTCCAGCCGCTGGGATTTTAACAACGTGTTTTCTCGCGATAGCTCAGAAAATCTCTGCAGACTGTTTAGTTATGGTGTTGAGGAGTGAGTGCGCATGCGCCCTAATGATTAATTACCAAGGTAATGACTCCTCCAGCTTTGGACCAAGTTTCACCTCAGAACCAGtcaaaacacaaactgcatCATCCAATCAGGTTTGAGAAGGTAGTGTGACGTCAGCATGTGATTCTGCATGTTGTACGCTAGAGGGAGCACTTCAGATTGAAAATGGCGCCTGGAGGAATGCCAGGAACATTCAGGTAGAAAGAAAGATGGCTGATCGGAAGGTTGCTGGTTCAATTCCCAGGATGTTCAGCTGccagttttacatatttacaagattcaaaataagaaagtttgttttctgttagtttGATCAGAAATATTCTGGAAACCAAACTGTTGGGCTTAAAAGGTTCTGAGGCATCATCAGACGGatacaaacattaaacataTGAACATCAGAAATGGTTAAAAAGTTCCAGCTAAAAATGTCGACATAATGAATATAAATGATGAAACTGTCCTTTCTGATCAGGATTCCTGCAGATCTCCAGGAGTCGGGTCGCGGTTCTGCTCCTGGCCGGAGGTCAGGGGACGCGGCTCGGGGTCCGATACCCCAAAGGGATGTTCGACGTCGGACTGCCGAGCGGGAAGACGCTGTACCAGATCCAAGCCGAGCGGATCCTGAAGATCCAGCAGCTGGCAGAGAACCGACTGGGGTCCAAATGCACCGTTCCCTGGTGAGAGCAGAACCGGCGGCAAGATTTGGGCCAACAGGGAGGAGAACTTTACCCTCCGCTGGAGGAGGAACCATCTGAGCACAAGAAACCTTCAACCACCTGCTACAGGcggaaaaatgaataaatatacacctaaaaactctgaaaatttgagattatctaagaaatgttctaaaataaaataaaaaactcgaTGAGATTTCTGggcttcaaaagaaaaactcagaaattttactttgaaatctTCTGAGCTCATAAAGTCAAAGATTTTTGAcgttttctgagtttcaaaagttgcaAATTTTAAGCCTTGGAGCtcagattaaatttaaaaacatttccagaaacTCCAACAACCTGCGTGGCAGATTTATTCTGGTGTATAAGAGATCATCACCGATTGGCCGGCTGCCCTCATGCGTTCTTTCGAGCATTTTGATTGGCTGAGGAACCAGAACCGTCTCGGACGCTAACCCCTCCCTGATGTGGTTGTTTTGGAGTCGGTCAGTTTTGATTAAAGCTCAGAccgtctcctcctcttcctcacctgtCCAGGTACATCATGACCAGTGAGTTCACCCTGAAGCCGACCCAGACCTTCTTCCAGGAGAACGCTCACTTCGGCCTGCAGCCCTCCAACATCGTCATGTTCGAGCAGCGCATGATCCCGGCCGTGACCTTTGACGGGAAGGTCATCCTGGAGGGCAAAGGGAAGATCGCCATGGCGCCAGGTGGGTCTGGTCAGGAAACGCAGCAGATCCATGATGACCACAGACTGTTTATATAGGAATATATGGACTACAACAaacagactgagaaacagtttcttccccacagccgtcagagccattactccctgccgcccccccctcccacacatatcataacctcgcagtcacacatacatatcccccacccccacacacacacacacacacacagccatattgttctgtactttgccatagctggacctgctgctacttctttggtgtggttgagtgcctttagttaatttagttgtatatattgttattattattattgtgtgtttgtttattttactgtatatatttgaccttttgccggcagctgcaatggaaatttcgttgaattctgttcaatgacaataaatgctatctaatctaatctaatctaatctaatctaaccCTTGGTGACCTCTGTGACGGCCGTCTGCTCCCTGTCAGACGGTAACGGCGGTCTGTACCAGGCGCTGGAGGACAACGGCGTCCTGGAGGACATGGAGCGCAGAGGAGTGGAGTTCGTCCACGTCTACTGTGTGGACAACATCCTGGTCAAGATGGCCGACCCGCTGTTCGTTGGCTTCTGTGTGGCGAAAGGAGCCGACTGCGGCGCCAAGGTTGGGACGTTTCCTTTGGTTCGCTCAGAACGACGATCCGAAGGTTCAGGTCTCATCCAGAACACAGACaagtttaaaagtttcatttctgTGTCAAATTTGAATTCATGTAAATGGATTGGATCCCGTCTTCCAGTGGAACAACCAGAAATCTGTAGGGTCAAAGTTTGTTCCTGGAATTTATCGGTTTAAGTTCCAGGTTTCCTTTTGGATGAATTCACCTGGAAACTTCagataaatgtaacaaatcagAGCCAGAGGAGGATGTTgagttgacctctgacctgcagcaaGAAAACATCAGAGCAGATAAATCAGACCCTGACATCCTGTCCAGATCTCAGCTGGAAGTAAATTTcactgattttcatttttaaacattcagtttatttatgcagCTCAGATTCACAACAACATTCTGAAAGCAGAAAACGTTTCATCAGCGCCGTGCGAATCAACATGGCTGAATTTAGCTCAGTAGcattagcttgttagcttgttaGCTGCTGCTCGCTCTGAGTCCAGACCGCTCCGTTGCTCCACCAGGTGGTGGAGAAGGCCCACCCAGCCGAGCCGGTGGGCGTGGTCTGCAGGGTGGGCGGAGTCCCTCAGGTGGTGGAGTACAGCGAGATCCGACCCGAAACGGCCCGGCTCCGAGGATCAGCCGGAGAACTGGTCTACAGCGCCGGAAACATCTGCAACCACTTCTTCACCAGGAGCTTCCTGCAGGACGTGGTCGAGTGAGAAACCCGCCAGGACGGAGTACCGTCACATTAACCTGGAATGTCTGCTGACCTCTGCTGACCTTGGCTCTTCCAGGACGTTTAAGGACCAGCTGAAGCCTCACGTTGCTCTGAAGAAAGTCCCGTTCGTGGACTCCTGTGGGAATCAGGTGAAACCGACCGAACCCAACGGGATCAAGATggagaagtttgtttttgacgTGTTTCCGTTCTCCAGGTACGGATAATCCGGCGTGTTTCCAGGCTGCTGGTAATCTGGATTACCCAGCTGGTTTCTCTGCAGGAGTTTGGTGGTGCTGGAGGTCCAGAGGGAGGACGAGTTCTCCCCTCTGAAGAACGCAGACGGAGCGCCATCCGACACGCCCAGCGCGGCCAGGAACGCCCTGCTGGCCCAGCACTGCCGCTGGGCAGCGGCCGCTGGCGCCGCCCTGCTGGATGAACAGGGGAACGGCATCCAGATGCTGcccaggtcagaggtcactgacCCTACGCTCACATGAaggttcagtttgtgtttgtagtaGATATTGAATTCCTGTCTTCCTCAGTTCATCAGCAGAGAATCATCCGGCGCTGAAATGTGAGATTTCTCCTCTGgtgtcgtattttggagaggtgaGAAGCAGAACCACgtcgggttctggttctgaacctGGTTCTGGTTATTAATAACTAATAATCAGAACTCCTCCTGCTCCCAGGGCCTGGAGCTGCTGAAGGGGAAAACTATCAGAACGCCGTTCATCCTGgatggagcagcagctgcagagctgcaggcctgatcggatcagaaccacagaGACACCGGGCCTGGAGAACCAGTCAACCAATCAGGGATCAACTGAAAACTTTatgtaaactgtttttataccaacaaataaaaagatgatTCAAACTGTTTAATTTTATCGTACTGACTCAGAAACCCAAACGCTGAGTTCAAGTCACAGCACTGTAAAGCACGGTGGTGCAGGCATGATGGTGTGGGGATGTTTCTAATactctgaaacaggaagtcatgttGCTACAATGAGCCAAACACACCAGGAGGGGGCAGCACCTCGGTtccaaacaacaataattaatgatcaagttaaacagaaaaacaacagttaaAATCTGATTCAGAAAATACATTAACGAATtggtaaatcaattaaaaatacatttctgtaaaagATATAATGGtgtaaactgaaaaaagcataaaactaaaatcatttaaaaacaaaatagccGACTAACGAATAAACATcagcacattaaaacaaaatttataaaacataactattttatagtaaaataaaataaaaaaccgaAATAGTATAAAAAGGGAAAGAtgtaaaagaaactaaaattaaataaagtgaactaaacGGTCAGAACCCCTGAGCAAGATGGCGGCTGCGGCTGCAGTTCTGTCAGGCTCCTGCTCTGTCACGTGTCTGCTGTCGACCAATCAGAGCTGTGTGCGTTCAGGACGACAACAACCCGCTGAGCGGCGGAATGCTAGCGGACCGCTGGCCCGAAAACACGGATTCAGACGCGGGTTTCGACTGTTTTCTGTTAACGGTTAGTTCCTTTAACCTGACCCGGTCCAGTAGAACTGTTCTGAGGTTCTGACTGAGTCCAGCCTGGGTCCTTCCCGAGCTGTTCACATCCCGCAGTCTCCGGATTCCCAGCTGACATTCCCAGCGCCCTGAAGGTTAGCATGGAAGTTCTGGAATGTTAGGACGATGTTCAAGAATGTGTTCGGTTCGGGATTCCTGGTGAGGACGGCCCATGTGGTTCTGACCTGGATCATCACGCTCATCCTCTTCCTGTATGACACAGGTGAGTCCATCCGAGGGGGCTCCAGGAGCTCCAGGAGTTCCAGGTTTTCCAGGTCAGGACTTTTATTGTGTTTCCCCGGCAGAGCTGAGGAAGCAGGAGGAGACGGGCCAGCTGCTGAAGCCGGTTCTGTTcgtcctgctggttctggtgtcGGTTCTGCTGTACTTCGCGGTGTCGCTCATGGATCCGGGATTCATCCTGACTGAGGACAGCGACCTGCAGGTGAGCCGGTGTTATGGATTAACTGGTGACTAGATTAACTGGTGACTAGATTAACTGGTTGAAACCTTTGCGCACCGCAGATGGTTCTAGGTGGCTGTGGTGATGCCTGTTGAAAAATGCTACTTGTGTGACAAAACCGTTTGCAAAACTTTACTATAAATCCCATTTGaagcaaatatgtttaatgtgaaaattatgtttcaaaacaagTTTCTACAGAGTTCAGTTCGCTTCTCATTGGAGCAAAACCAGATCAGTGAGTAACAGGATAATCCCATTCACATTCAGCTTCaccagaataaattaattttatctcATGAACAGCCTCAATATAAACCTAAATTTATAGTTTCTGCATTTTGTAACCAGCACtgatcataaaaacatttaaattgacTCTGAAGTTCCTGTAATGTGATTTATTAACACTTCTAGCCCAGTGAGTGTTTCTGGCTCTGATCCTGAAATGCAGCCTCTCTGTTTCTGaactttattcatgttttagcAACATTACACACAGGAAGTGTCGCTGAACAATGAGGTTGGTGTCATCATATTTAATCAACTTTAAATCACATACCTGATGGTGTTGCTTGTGGTGTTCATGTGTCCAAATAGAGAGAAATATCAAGTAATGTTGATACTTTATACTGcaataaaatctcatttaaatgATATAAAGTTAACAGCCAATGTTGTGGTTGGTGGTGATATCCAAatggacaaaacaaaatgataataataaacgTTCCTACATTATACTGTCAGACACCAACAGATTATGATCCATATCTACAGTATTTATCTGTGTTCTCTACTGGGAACCAGTTTGCAGGCTGGAGACCAggagaaataaacttaaaaacaaaacgagCCTCATTAAAATTAACTAGTGACAGTCAGACGGGGTCCTCAACgcagatgtttgtaaaaaattagGTGGCCGTGTCGTTTCCTGATCAAAATGCGACAAACGTAAATAAAGAGATTATAAAATGTCTCTTTCTCTATGATCTCTTCAAAACAATCATAATTCTTTGTATGTGAAGGAATATTCAAGAATATATTGAAATATAACTAAAATATACCAGACCTCAAGAGGAGACTGAGCTAAACTAAGAATTTCTACCATCACCCAGCATTTAGAATAATGAcgattattttacattttctcggTCTTATATTGATTGACATGTTCTGCAAACATGTCAATAAATGTAAACGGTTCTGATATCATGAAAACTAATTCTTTGCTCATTTAATAGAAGCCACTTTATTTCGTTTGCACCTTAACTGGGCTGCAGACACAAAGCTGTAATTTAGTAATTTCACAAAATCCTTACAGTTAAAAGTTTGCCTGGCAAACCTGTTAAACGATGTTACCTTCAAAAC
This window harbors:
- the uap1l1 gene encoding UDP-N-acetylhexosamine pyrophosphorylase-like protein 1, producing MPSLQQIRTALDGSGQAHVLRFWPELGSEQQEEFLRELAQLDLPRLEEHCRAAAEAAAAASCAPDRDLEPNLEPVPPESMGSVRTSDPDCLAGWEREGFLQISRSRVAVLLLAGGQGTRLGVRYPKGMFDVGLPSGKTLYQIQAERILKIQQLAENRLGSKCTVPWYIMTSEFTLKPTQTFFQENAHFGLQPSNIVMFEQRMIPAVTFDGKVILEGKGKIAMAPDGNGGLYQALEDNGVLEDMERRGVEFVHVYCVDNILVKMADPLFVGFCVAKGADCGAKVVEKAHPAEPVGVVCRVGGVPQVVEYSEIRPETARLRGSAGELVYSAGNICNHFFTRSFLQDVVETFKDQLKPHVALKKVPFVDSCGNQVKPTEPNGIKMEKFVFDVFPFSRSLVVLEVQREDEFSPLKNADGAPSDTPSAARNALLAQHCRWAAAAGAALLDEQGNGIQMLPSSSAENHPALKCEISPLVSYFGEGLELLKGKTIRTPFILDGAAAAELQA